The Litchfieldia alkalitelluris genome has a window encoding:
- a CDS encoding MFS transporter: METIQTEKSLLKNKPYLYLISSQVVSSLGDWLDMIALMALVALKWEASPIEMAGIGLCLLGPMAVASPIAGIFADKYDRKKLMILADIIRCIVVVGFVFATALWQVYMLLIIKSLFAALFLPAKNGKLKEIVPESQMQAAMAISGVVDNGSKIVGPLISGLVVSLVGIHWSFYIDAFTFILSGILLIGVPKTTHQLTNIVKENEEKQSILQELKEGLRVVRNIPFLFAGLLVFSLALLVIQIADTQIMVLLRQIDADPTSIVGYAVAANGIGMLLMSIILSKKKIHSMAIYIGTGTVIVGVCFASIVWFLTLSTSLMMILIPTVFFLAGLGAAAIFIPFQISAQLGTPVQYTGRVFGTISSITTIAALIGMVSGGVLAEIFGVNMAFILSGSLLVIVGIGVLLKRTRLESRGKIAESKRGIQGETSA; the protein is encoded by the coding sequence GTGGAAACGATTCAGACTGAAAAGAGTTTGTTGAAAAATAAACCATACCTATATTTAATTAGTTCTCAAGTTGTTTCGAGTCTTGGTGATTGGCTTGATATGATTGCTTTAATGGCATTGGTCGCATTAAAATGGGAGGCATCACCAATTGAGATGGCTGGAATAGGCTTATGTCTATTAGGCCCCATGGCTGTAGCAAGTCCGATTGCTGGCATATTTGCTGATAAATATGACCGCAAGAAGCTCATGATCTTAGCCGATATTATTAGATGTATAGTTGTAGTCGGGTTTGTATTTGCGACAGCATTGTGGCAGGTTTATATGTTATTAATCATCAAAAGTTTGTTTGCTGCGTTATTTCTTCCAGCGAAAAATGGAAAGCTTAAGGAAATTGTTCCAGAATCTCAAATGCAGGCTGCAATGGCTATAAGTGGAGTTGTTGATAATGGGAGTAAAATTGTCGGGCCCTTAATTAGTGGTTTGGTGGTTTCCTTAGTCGGGATCCATTGGTCGTTTTATATTGATGCCTTTACATTTATTCTTTCTGGAATATTATTAATTGGTGTACCCAAAACGACTCATCAGTTAACTAACATAGTTAAAGAGAATGAAGAGAAACAATCTATCTTACAAGAATTAAAAGAAGGGTTACGTGTAGTGAGGAACATCCCTTTTCTATTTGCTGGATTACTCGTTTTTAGCTTGGCCTTACTGGTGATTCAAATTGCTGATACACAAATTATGGTTTTGTTACGTCAAATAGATGCTGATCCTACAAGTATAGTAGGCTATGCAGTTGCTGCAAACGGAATTGGAATGCTATTAATGTCAATCATCTTAAGTAAGAAAAAGATACATTCAATGGCTATATATATAGGGACGGGGACGGTAATCGTCGGAGTCTGCTTTGCTTCTATAGTATGGTTTTTAACCCTTTCAACTAGCCTGATGATGATTCTAATCCCAACCGTCTTTTTTTTAGCAGGACTTGGGGCAGCGGCAATCTTTATCCCATTTCAAATTAGTGCTCAACTAGGAACTCCTGTTCAATATACAGGACGGGTATTTGGTACAATAAGTAGTATAACAACAATTGCAGCACTAATTGGGATGGTGAGTGGTGGGGTGTTGGCTGAAATATTCGGAGTAAATATGGCATTTATTCTTTCAGGTAGTTTATTAGTTATAGTTGGAATAGGTGTACTGCTCAAAAGAACAAGACTGGAAAGTAGGGGGAAAATTGCCGAAAGTAAGCGAGGAATACAAGGAGAAACGTCGGCTTGA
- a CDS encoding heavy metal translocating P-type ATPase, with protein MGNLSKETTLQISGMTCAACANRIEKGLKKIQGVEEASVNLALEKGTIKFNPEATNVKAFEDKIEALGFVVIHEKQEFSITGMTCAACSTRIEKGLNKLDGVAEATVNLALETASVEYNPAIVSVSDIITKVDKLGYGAKIKSENIEEQIDHKAKEVETQTGKFLFSAILSLPLLWAMVGHFEFTRFLYVPDMFMNPWVQLALATPVQFIIGKQFYVGAYKALRNGSANMDVLVALGTSAAYFYSLFLSFASIGSNAHMVELYYETSAILITLIILGKLFEARAKGRSSEAIKKLMNLQAKTATVVRDGVEQNIPLEEVQVADIVYVKPGEKVPVDGEIVEGKSALDESMLTGESVPVDKEIGDTVIGATINKNGFLKIKATKVGRDTALAQIIKVVEEAQGSKAPIQRLADQISGVFVPIVVGIAIVTFLVWFLMVDQGNFAGALEKMIAVLVIACPCALGLATPTSIMAGSGRAAEFGVLFKGGEHLEMTHRITTVILDKTGTVTNGKPVLTDILLQDSAREEELLGLIGAAEKQSEHPLAQSIVQGLKEKGITFPEVSAFEAIPGFGVKATVAEQELLIGTRKLMFKNDIDFTDSLATMEELENEGKTAMLVALNGKYAGIVAVADTIKETSKEAVKRLKGLGLEVVMITGDNQRTANAIGKQAGIEHVVAEVLPEGKAEAVKEFQKNGKKVAMVGDGINDAPALATADIGMAIGTGTDVAMEAADITLIRGDLNSIADAIFMSKRTIRNIKQNLFWAFAYNTLGIPVAALGFLAPWLAGAAMAFSSVSVVLNALRLQRVKL; from the coding sequence ATGGGTAATCTTAGTAAAGAAACGACTTTACAGATATCAGGAATGACATGTGCTGCATGCGCAAACCGGATTGAGAAAGGCTTAAAGAAAATACAAGGTGTTGAAGAGGCATCGGTTAATCTTGCTCTTGAAAAAGGCACGATTAAATTTAACCCTGAAGCGACGAATGTAAAAGCTTTTGAAGATAAAATTGAAGCATTAGGCTTTGTGGTCATACATGAGAAACAAGAATTTTCAATTACCGGTATGACTTGTGCTGCATGTTCTACTAGAATCGAAAAAGGTTTAAATAAATTAGATGGAGTCGCAGAAGCTACTGTAAATTTAGCATTAGAAACAGCCTCTGTTGAATATAATCCAGCGATCGTTTCAGTATCCGATATTATAACTAAAGTAGATAAGCTAGGATATGGTGCAAAGATAAAAAGCGAAAATATTGAAGAACAAATCGATCATAAAGCAAAGGAAGTTGAGACTCAAACAGGTAAATTCTTATTTTCAGCGATTTTATCATTGCCACTTTTATGGGCAATGGTAGGGCACTTTGAGTTTACACGCTTCCTATATGTACCTGATATGTTCATGAATCCATGGGTACAGCTTGCCTTAGCAACACCTGTTCAATTTATCATTGGAAAACAATTTTATGTAGGAGCTTATAAGGCACTACGAAATGGCAGTGCCAATATGGATGTCCTAGTTGCGTTAGGTACATCAGCTGCCTATTTTTATAGTCTGTTTTTATCATTCGCTTCAATTGGATCCAATGCCCATATGGTTGAATTATATTATGAGACAAGTGCGATTTTAATCACATTAATCATTCTTGGAAAGCTATTTGAAGCTCGCGCGAAGGGTAGATCTTCAGAAGCGATTAAGAAGCTAATGAATCTTCAAGCAAAAACAGCTACCGTTGTGAGGGATGGAGTTGAACAAAATATCCCTCTTGAAGAGGTGCAAGTAGCAGATATCGTTTATGTAAAGCCTGGTGAAAAAGTACCCGTTGATGGAGAGATTGTTGAAGGGAAATCTGCTCTAGATGAATCTATGTTAACAGGTGAAAGTGTTCCTGTAGATAAGGAAATTGGAGATACAGTTATTGGTGCAACAATTAATAAAAATGGCTTCTTGAAAATTAAAGCGACAAAAGTTGGTCGCGATACAGCTTTGGCTCAAATCATTAAGGTGGTAGAGGAAGCACAAGGTTCCAAAGCACCAATTCAGCGCTTAGCGGATCAAATTTCAGGGGTTTTTGTACCAATCGTTGTTGGTATTGCGATTGTCACATTTTTAGTTTGGTTTTTAATGGTTGATCAAGGAAATTTTGCAGGTGCACTTGAAAAAATGATTGCTGTGTTAGTTATTGCTTGTCCCTGTGCATTAGGATTAGCTACACCAACATCAATCATGGCAGGATCAGGGCGGGCAGCTGAGTTTGGTGTATTATTTAAAGGTGGAGAACATCTTGAAATGACCCACCGTATAACAACAGTTATTCTTGATAAAACTGGTACTGTTACAAATGGAAAACCGGTTTTAACCGATATTCTTTTACAAGATTCAGCACGTGAAGAAGAATTATTAGGATTGATTGGGGCTGCAGAAAAACAATCAGAGCATCCTCTCGCACAATCAATTGTTCAAGGCTTAAAGGAGAAGGGAATTACGTTTCCGGAAGTATCTGCATTTGAAGCGATACCTGGATTTGGTGTAAAAGCAACAGTTGCGGAGCAAGAGTTGTTAATTGGCACAAGAAAACTAATGTTTAAAAATGATATCGATTTTACTGATAGTCTTGCAACAATGGAAGAGTTAGAGAATGAAGGAAAAACAGCGATGCTCGTTGCTCTTAATGGAAAATATGCAGGTATAGTTGCCGTAGCTGATACCATTAAGGAAACATCAAAAGAAGCTGTTAAACGATTAAAAGGGCTAGGACTAGAGGTTGTTATGATTACTGGTGACAACCAACGTACAGCAAATGCGATTGGAAAGCAAGCAGGAATTGAACATGTCGTAGCGGAAGTACTACCTGAGGGAAAAGCTGAGGCCGTAAAAGAATTCCAAAAGAATGGAAAGAAAGTAGCAATGGTTGGCGATGGTATTAATGATGCACCTGCTCTCGCGACAGCTGACATTGGTATGGCAATTGGAACAGGAACAGATGTTGCGATGGAAGCGGCTGATATTACACTTATACGAGGAGATTTAAATAGTATTGCTGATGCCATTTTTATGAGTAAAAGAACCATCCGTAACATTAAACAAAATCTATTCTGGGCGTTTGCTTATAACACATTAGGCATACCTGTAGCAGCCCTTGGGTTCTTAGCACCATGGCTTGCAGGAGCAGCAATGGCATTTAGTTCAGTGTCAGTAGTGCTAAATGCATTACGATTGCAACGAGTAAAATTATAA
- a CDS encoding TVP38/TMEM64 family protein, with the protein MQDYVVDLFHSYEEVAVLISILLNIIISIFGVIPSFFLTAANIIVFGFWEGMFLAFIGETLGAIIAFWVYRKGFKNIVQQKNSNKLLTKLLLVKGRDAFFLVIFLRFLPFVPSGLVTFTAAVGAVSGWIFVIASSIGKMPALFIEGYSVYHVTNWTTEGKWILSIIAVVGLVLLVVKYRRR; encoded by the coding sequence ATGCAAGACTATGTAGTAGATTTATTTCATTCATATGAAGAGGTAGCCGTTTTAATAAGTATTCTACTTAATATTATCATTAGTATTTTTGGGGTTATTCCTAGCTTTTTTTTAACTGCTGCTAATATTATTGTGTTTGGTTTTTGGGAAGGCATGTTTTTAGCTTTCATCGGAGAAACATTAGGGGCTATTATTGCTTTTTGGGTTTACAGAAAGGGATTTAAAAATATTGTTCAACAGAAGAACTCAAACAAGTTGCTAACAAAGTTGTTGTTAGTAAAAGGAAGAGACGCCTTTTTCCTGGTGATTTTCCTTCGTTTTCTCCCTTTTGTCCCATCAGGTTTGGTTACATTTACGGCGGCGGTAGGAGCGGTAAGCGGATGGATATTTGTTATAGCAAGTTCCATAGGTAAAATGCCAGCACTCTTTATTGAAGGTTATTCTGTCTATCATGTGACAAATTGGACAACTGAAGGAAAATGGATATTGTCAATCATTGCTGTTGTCGGACTTGTTTTATTAGTTGTAAAATATCGAAGAAGATAA
- a CDS encoding GNAT family N-acetyltransferase produces MNISLTKATIKEKLIFERLFELYVYEFSKYIESIQIREDGTYGFDKLNNYFTDSKYHCYLVKVDNLLAGFAIVKENNQNQQSFFSIDEFFIVKKGKGIGTFVAHQLFNQFKGTWIITQSKNNYPAQAFWRKTITEYTNNSHSEHYDQARRSVQEFVS; encoded by the coding sequence ATGAACATTAGTCTTACAAAAGCGACAATTAAAGAAAAACTAATTTTTGAACGGCTATTTGAACTTTATGTGTACGAGTTTAGTAAGTACATTGAATCCATTCAAATACGAGAAGATGGCACATACGGTTTTGATAAATTGAATAATTATTTTACCGACTCAAAGTATCATTGTTATCTAGTGAAAGTAGATAACCTCCTTGCAGGTTTTGCGATAGTAAAAGAGAATAATCAAAACCAACAGAGTTTCTTTTCAATAGATGAATTTTTTATTGTGAAAAAAGGAAAAGGTATTGGAACATTTGTTGCACATCAGTTGTTTAACCAATTTAAAGGAACTTGGATCATTACACAATCTAAAAATAACTATCCAGCACAGGCTTTTTGGAGAAAAACCATTACAGAATATACTAATAATAGTCATAGTGAACACTATGATCAAGCAAGAAGGTCCGTTCAGGAATTTGTTAGTTGA
- a CDS encoding metal-sensitive transcriptional regulator, giving the protein MSENPTLNEELTEDCCSPQGERKSHHSDNTKKNLVSRLNRIEGQIRGVKGLIEKDTYCDDVITQISAIQSALNSVSKILLEGHLKSCVLERIQEGDLEVLDEVLTTVHKLMKK; this is encoded by the coding sequence ATGAGTGAAAACCCTACTTTAAATGAAGAGCTTACAGAAGATTGTTGCTCTCCCCAAGGTGAAAGAAAAAGTCATCATTCAGATAATACCAAAAAGAACCTGGTGAGTCGTTTAAACCGAATTGAGGGTCAAATTCGCGGTGTCAAAGGTCTTATTGAAAAGGACACTTACTGTGATGATGTAATCACCCAAATATCGGCAATTCAATCAGCATTGAACAGTGTGAGTAAAATATTACTCGAAGGACACTTGAAAAGCTGTGTCTTAGAACGTATTCAAGAGGGCGATTTAGAAGTATTAGATGAAGTATTAACTACAGTTCATAAATTAATGAAAAAATAG
- a CDS encoding DODA-type extradiol aromatic ring-opening family dioxygenase, which yields MERAVDRELAGLIADQALENDLPVGTINFGTAAGPYSCLPLDWGAIVPLSFMPNVPIVVITPSRNLSFEQHLSFGQAIKQAVRVSNKRIGLIASCDWSHTHDETGPYGFHESAKKLDEQVVDLIKKNNLETLANFDPIFIDQAKPDGIWQSLIF from the coding sequence ATGGAACGAGCGGTTGATCGAGAGCTTGCAGGACTTATTGCTGATCAAGCGTTGGAGAATGATCTGCCTGTAGGGACAATTAACTTTGGAACAGCAGCTGGTCCGTATTCTTGCCTTCCTTTGGATTGGGGAGCTATTGTCCCATTAAGCTTTATGCCTAACGTTCCAATTGTCGTTATCACTCCTTCTAGAAATTTGAGCTTTGAGCAACATCTGTCTTTTGGCCAAGCGATTAAACAAGCCGTTCGGGTTTCTAACAAAAGAATAGGTTTGATTGCGAGCTGTGACTGGTCACATACACATGATGAAACTGGCCCCTATGGCTTTCATGAATCAGCTAAAAAGTTAGATGAACAAGTAGTTGACCTCATCAAAAAAAATAACTTAGAGACTTTAGCAAACTTTGATCCTATTTTTATCGATCAAGCAAAGCCTGACGGAATCTGGCAATCATTAATTTTTTAG
- a CDS encoding NAD(P)/FAD-dependent oxidoreductase: MEKTVKLAVNAGIGFGAKITAPQLISLAKYIKEDSEVELTTFQQLYIDVLESQIDVVREEFEKVGLKIYPVGAYVKSLRTCGFCKGAEEEGMPVAIELNNRIAGREVPWPLRPAYTGCQNACGEPLVNDIGVIKVKDHFDLYIGGKATGENARTALKLREGLSEQELYQTIELLLDVYKENGKRREAFWKFISRFGFDQLQEAVSI, encoded by the coding sequence ATGGAGAAAACGGTTAAATTAGCAGTGAACGCTGGCATTGGGTTTGGAGCGAAGATTACTGCTCCACAATTAATTTCATTAGCAAAATATATAAAAGAAGATAGTGAAGTGGAATTAACAACTTTTCAACAGTTATATATAGATGTACTTGAAAGCCAAATTGATGTTGTCAGGGAAGAATTCGAAAAAGTAGGCTTGAAGATTTATCCTGTTGGTGCATATGTAAAAAGTTTACGTACTTGCGGATTCTGCAAAGGAGCAGAAGAAGAGGGAATGCCGGTTGCAATCGAGTTAAATAATCGAATTGCTGGAAGAGAGGTACCATGGCCATTACGCCCAGCTTATACAGGTTGCCAAAATGCTTGTGGCGAACCGCTTGTTAATGATATTGGAGTAATTAAGGTGAAAGATCATTTTGATTTATATATTGGTGGAAAGGCAACTGGTGAAAATGCTAGAACTGCTCTGAAGTTAAGAGAAGGTCTAAGTGAACAAGAATTATATCAAACTATCGAATTGCTTCTTGATGTGTATAAAGAAAACGGTAAGAGGCGAGAAGCGTTTTGGAAGTTTATTAGCCGCTTTGGATTTGATCAGTTACAAGAGGCAGTTTCTATATAA
- a CDS encoding ArsR/SmtB family transcription factor codes for MNNNVTISLTDVSLESTFEKYEAKFKALADKKRLRIMNEIVQRGNVCVCDLCEIMDLPQSKLSYHLKILLDANLISKVTKGTWSYYELNPKEVNNLLSEELCCLFRADDTTPKDGCC; via the coding sequence ATGAATAACAATGTAACAATTTCATTAACAGACGTTTCACTTGAATCAACATTTGAAAAATACGAAGCAAAATTTAAAGCGTTGGCAGATAAAAAAAGATTAAGAATTATGAATGAGATTGTTCAGCGTGGTAATGTGTGTGTATGTGATTTATGCGAAATTATGGATTTGCCACAATCAAAGCTTTCATATCATTTGAAAATATTATTAGATGCGAACTTAATTTCAAAGGTAACCAAGGGAACTTGGAGTTATTATGAATTAAATCCAAAGGAAGTTAACAACCTTTTGTCAGAAGAATTATGTTGTTTGTTTAGAGCGGATGATACTACACCAAAAGATGGGTGTTGCTAA
- a CDS encoding glycosyltransferase family 2 protein, producing MNEPILTIVVPCFNEEEVLPETIKQLLNLLERLENQSLVSKHSKLLFVDDGSTDQTWKIIYQTGLNDRRIKGIKLSRNSGHQSALLAGLFSAKSQSDCVVSIDADLQDDIDVIRDFILKFREGYEVVLGVRNERKTDTFFKKHTAQGFYKIMKKLGVNIVYNHADFRLLSKRAIEELERFNEINLFLRGIVPLIGFQTTKVFYDRKERLAGETKYPLKKMVSFAIDGVTSFSVTPIRFVSLIGFASFFVSLMFGVYFLLLKFSGNTTTGWTSLITSIWLIGGLQLIAVGLIGEYIGKIYKETKQRPRYIVEIDTYNLGFRNKVESNDDTSLFSFTKG from the coding sequence ATGAACGAGCCTATTTTAACGATTGTCGTGCCTTGTTTTAATGAAGAAGAGGTCTTACCAGAAACCATTAAACAGTTACTAAATCTACTTGAAAGACTAGAGAATCAATCATTAGTTTCAAAACATAGTAAATTACTTTTTGTCGATGATGGAAGTACAGATCAAACCTGGAAAATTATTTACCAAACAGGGTTGAACGACCGACGTATAAAGGGGATTAAACTCTCTAGAAACTCTGGACATCAAAGTGCACTGCTTGCTGGTTTATTTTCAGCAAAAAGTCAGTCGGATTGTGTTGTTTCAATTGACGCTGATTTACAGGATGATATCGATGTTATCAGGGATTTCATTCTAAAGTTTCGTGAAGGCTATGAAGTGGTTCTAGGTGTTAGAAATGAGAGAAAGACAGATACATTTTTTAAGAAGCATACAGCACAGGGGTTTTATAAAATCATGAAAAAATTAGGCGTAAATATTGTATATAATCATGCAGATTTTCGATTACTTAGTAAACGAGCAATCGAGGAACTTGAAAGATTTAATGAAATCAACTTATTCTTAAGAGGAATTGTCCCTCTGATCGGATTTCAGACGACAAAGGTTTTTTATGACCGGAAAGAGCGTCTAGCTGGGGAAACAAAATACCCATTAAAAAAGATGGTTTCCTTTGCGATTGATGGAGTTACATCCTTTAGCGTCACCCCGATCCGATTTGTTTCACTTATAGGCTTTGCTTCATTTTTTGTAAGCCTTATGTTTGGAGTCTATTTTTTACTTTTAAAATTTAGTGGCAATACGACAACTGGTTGGACCTCTTTAATCACATCAATTTGGCTTATTGGGGGTTTACAGCTGATTGCTGTTGGTTTAATTGGCGAATATATCGGGAAAATTTATAAAGAAACGAAGCAGCGGCCTAGATATATTGTTGAGATTGATACCTATAACTTGGGTTTTCGGAATAAAGTAGAAAGTAATGATGACACTAGCTTATTTTCATTTACAAAAGGCTGA
- the copZ gene encoding copper chaperone CopZ — protein sequence MEQITLNVKGMSCGHCVKAVEGSVGELAGVSTVSVNLNEGKVDVSFDPAAVSVEKIKETIDDQGYDVE from the coding sequence ATGGAACAAATCACGCTAAATGTTAAAGGAATGTCTTGCGGACATTGTGTGAAGGCAGTAGAAGGTAGTGTTGGTGAATTAGCAGGAGTTAGCACGGTTAGTGTTAATCTGAACGAAGGGAAAGTAGATGTATCATTTGATCCAGCTGCAGTATCTGTTGAAAAAATTAAAGAAACAATCGATGATCAAGGTTACGACGTAGAATAA
- a CDS encoding class III extradiol ring-cleavage dioxygenase family protein, which translates to MNSFDFACIVPHGGEIIPELAGGIPSRMETTRKSMGQLGKSMSDSGVDSIILLTPHGTKINGQFCVVDSERW; encoded by the coding sequence ATGAATTCATTTGATTTTGCTTGTATTGTCCCGCATGGTGGTGAAATTATTCCAGAGCTGGCTGGTGGGATTCCTTCTCGTATGGAGACAACGAGAAAAAGTATGGGACAGCTTGGTAAAAGTATGAGTGATTCAGGTGTTGATTCTATCATCTTACTTACCCCTCATGGGACAAAAATAAACGGACAATTCTGTGTCGTTGACTCCGAGCGATGGTAG
- a CDS encoding D-alanyl-D-alanine carboxypeptidase family protein, with the protein MKLLLIILQVILIVIILPVHSFAESTAPKHPAIQSETAVLIDAVSGAILYEQDSEKVMYPASLTKIVTAIMAIESGRLDETVTVSKRAREVDGTRVYLEEGEQVPLKKLVQGLMINSGNDAGVAIAEHLGGSVEGFAEMMNTFVENKVGVKDTNFENPHGLFGENHYSTAYDFALITKYAIKDPTFREIMGTSELKWVGESWDTTIYNHHWMLREWPYEGIIGGKNGYINQSGHTLVTAAQREDLTLIAVVLNATTKRMMYNDTEKLFDFGFEHFETGELIAPQEFKVDSIVYHLKENLYFTKMLKENVRQEVSQSGELTIYGEDDRVIANHTLINPLEEIDKSTIVESTIPLGDVYTEEKNNDSAVSYILLLVLFFIITSFLYLKKRRRKT; encoded by the coding sequence ATGAAATTACTTTTAATAATACTTCAAGTAATCCTAATAGTAATTATATTACCTGTTCACTCTTTTGCAGAGAGTACCGCACCTAAACACCCCGCTATTCAGAGCGAAACAGCTGTATTAATTGATGCTGTAAGCGGAGCTATTTTGTATGAGCAAGATAGCGAAAAAGTGATGTATCCTGCTAGTTTAACAAAGATTGTAACAGCAATTATGGCTATCGAATCTGGTCGTTTAGATGAAACTGTTACAGTAAGTAAAAGAGCACGAGAAGTTGACGGGACACGTGTATATTTGGAAGAAGGAGAACAAGTACCTTTGAAAAAGCTTGTTCAAGGTCTAATGATTAATTCAGGTAATGATGCTGGTGTTGCAATTGCTGAGCATCTAGGTGGAAGCGTAGAAGGCTTTGCTGAAATGATGAATACATTTGTTGAAAATAAAGTCGGTGTCAAGGATACGAATTTTGAAAATCCCCATGGATTATTCGGTGAAAACCATTATAGCACTGCCTACGATTTTGCTTTAATCACAAAGTATGCCATTAAAGATCCTACCTTCAGAGAAATTATGGGAACAAGTGAATTAAAATGGGTTGGTGAGAGCTGGGATACCACCATATATAACCATCACTGGATGTTAAGAGAGTGGCCATATGAAGGAATTATTGGTGGGAAAAACGGATATATCAACCAATCTGGCCATACATTAGTGACTGCGGCTCAAAGAGAAGACCTTACATTAATTGCAGTAGTCTTAAATGCAACTACAAAACGAATGATGTACAATGATACAGAAAAATTATTTGACTTCGGGTTTGAACATTTTGAAACTGGTGAACTCATAGCTCCTCAAGAGTTCAAAGTAGATTCTATTGTTTACCATCTTAAAGAGAATCTATATTTTACGAAGATGCTTAAGGAGAATGTAAGACAAGAGGTTAGTCAAAGTGGTGAATTAACCATTTATGGCGAAGACGACAGAGTAATTGCGAATCACACACTAATCAACCCATTAGAGGAAATCGATAAATCCACAATAGTAGAGTCAACAATTCCATTAGGTGACGTCTATACTGAAGAGAAAAATAATGATTCAGCAGTAAGTTATATTCTATTATTGGTTCTCTTTTTCATCATTACCTCATTTTTATATCTTAAAAAAAGACGTAGAAAAACCTAG
- a CDS encoding TetR/AcrR family transcriptional regulator: MPKVSEEYKEKRRLEILEIAEKTFIDKGFSETTMTDIVNATGLSRGGLYHYFSNTDELYQAIIHEKDKTAGAFFHQLVNDFDTAWEGIEHYLIQAERALLNNQSSFASVNLEYFIVGRSELGRKEFISKRYAKGIQWLVELLSKGVRRGEFTPIQPLEAIAIYLLNIIDSIHIQLLVINVEDSKVPEQFEGVRIYLKHALGYKELGN, translated from the coding sequence TTGCCGAAAGTAAGCGAGGAATACAAGGAGAAACGTCGGCTTGAAATACTTGAAATAGCCGAAAAGACTTTTATTGATAAGGGTTTTTCTGAGACAACAATGACAGATATTGTCAATGCTACTGGTTTAAGTAGGGGTGGATTATATCACTATTTTTCTAATACAGATGAACTATATCAAGCCATTATTCATGAAAAGGATAAAACAGCAGGTGCATTTTTTCACCAATTAGTGAATGACTTTGATACAGCTTGGGAAGGAATTGAACATTACTTAATCCAAGCAGAGCGAGCATTACTAAATAATCAATCCAGCTTTGCTTCAGTGAATCTTGAATACTTTATCGTAGGAAGAAGTGAACTAGGAAGAAAAGAGTTTATTAGCAAGAGATATGCAAAAGGAATCCAGTGGCTAGTGGAACTCCTATCAAAAGGTGTTAGGAGAGGAGAATTTACGCCAATCCAGCCTCTAGAAGCAATTGCCATTTACTTACTTAATATCATTGACTCTATTCATATCCAATTACTTGTTATCAATGTTGAAGATTCAAAAGTTCCTGAACAATTTGAAGGTGTGAGAATCTATCTGAAACATGCACTAGGTTACAAGGAACTGGGGAATTAA